CATAGTCACCCTGGCTCAGGCGCACGCTCGCTCCGTCAATTAAATCAATTGCTGGTATAACTTTCATAGATTTTCCTTTCTAGGCAATTAAGCCCTTCGACGAAGGCACCCCACCAGACGCCGGCGCTAAGGCGATTTTCAAGCTTCTGGCGAAGGCCTTAAAGATTGCTTCGATCTCATGGTGGCTATTGCCGCCCTTTAAGAGATCGATATGCAAGGTCATACGACTATTCATGGCCACCGCCCGGAAGAATTCCTCCACCAGTTCCGTATCAAAGTTACCAACCTTCTCCCTTGAGAAATAGGCAGCAAATTCCAAATGAGGCCGGCCTGATAAATCCAAGACCACCCGGGCTAAGACTTCATCCATCGGCAAATAGAAGCTACCGTAACGCTCATAGGAGCCTAGACTTTGATAAAGATCGCGAATCGCTTCACCTAGCACAATCCCAATATCTTCCACCGTATGGTGATCGTCCACATAGGTATCCCCGTCTGCTTCCACTTTTAAATACAAGCCCGAGTGAAAGCTGAACAATGTTAACATATGATCAAAGAAACCAACCCCCGTATCCAGCTTACTCTCCAAGCCAGCAGGTGCTTCTTGGGCAAGCTCCAAGCGAATTTTCGTTTCTTTTGTCTCTCGTTCTTTCAATATCATCAAGCATTCCTCCACTCATTAATCGCTGCTTCCAAGGCATCATAATCTTCCAAGCGAATAATTGAATAACGCACAACATTCGCTAAATTCTCCTGGCTATACATTCTAGGCAAAAAGCCTTTGGTTACCAGATATTCACCCAATTCCTTAGCCCGTCCTCCATAGGTAAAGACGAAATTACTCTGGGTATCCTTGACTTTCATCACGTCTGTTAACCCTTGGAAAATGGCGACAAGGCGTTCCCGAGACGCTTTCTGGTAAGCCACTAGCTCTTTAAGGCGTTCTGGGTCTTCAAATAAGGCATTGGCTAAATTCAAAGATATATTATTCACCGGATAGGGGTGATTAATCGCAGTTAAACGGTCAAAGGTTGTGCCTTGAGCATAGGCAATCCCAATGCGCAGACCCGCCATGGCATACATTTTGCTGAGGGTGCGGACAATGATGACATTTGGATTGGTCGGCCGCTGGTAGTCCTCGCCAAATTCAATATAAGCCTCATCAATAACGAAATAGCCCGCTACTGCCTCCATCGCATCGGCCATCTGCTGCAGATCCGCAGCTGGAAACTGGTAGCCCGTCGGATTATGCGGATTAGATAGGATAAAGAGAGAGGGGCGAATGTCCTCAATCGCTACTAGAATATCGGACGTATCAAAGTTATAGTCTTGATCGCTGGTCACATAATGCATTTGGCGGCCAATTTGCTGGGCGTATTCCTCATACATGAAGAAATCCGGGTCCAAAGCAAGGACACCCCCAGCGCCAAATTGAATCATCAGCTTCTGCAACCACTCATCGGAGCCGTTGGCAAGCTCTATTTGCCCTTGGGGAAGCCCGGATTGCTCGGCGTAAAGGGCCTTAAAGCGGGCTAACTCCTCTTCAGGATACTGGCTTATAAGCGTCCTTTCCGCAACTTTAGCAATCGCATCATTCGACAAGGCTTCAATCGGACTCGTGTTCCGGTTCATAATAATCATACTTTATTTCCTCCTGATCGCTAAAGATTTGCGGTGGCAATCTAAGCCCTCTGCTTGGGCAATGATTTCCCCGGCCGGGGCAATTGTTTCAAAGGTTTCCTGACTCACTTGAATAATGGCATGGCTAGTGCGGAAGTCATTGGCATTCAAGCCATGGCTAAAACGGGCCGTTTGGTTAGTCGGCAAGACGTGGGACGGTCCGCCGACATAATCACCCACTGCTTCTGGCGAATAAGCCCCCACGAAGACGGCTCCGGCATAATTGAAGGCTTGGGCAATCACCTCTTGCTCCCGGTGTTGAATCGATACGTGTTCAGCTGCAATATCATTGGCTAAAGCTAATAAGGCTTTCCGCTCATCCACTACAACGTAGTGATGATTCGCTAAAGAACCTGCAATAATATCGCGCCGCACTTGCTCTGGTAATAAAGCTTCAATCCGTGCCTCTACTTTAGCTACGAATTCTGCGTCCTCACTTAAGAGGAAGGTTCGAGCATTGGTGTCGTGTTCAGCTTGGGCAAAGACGTCATAGACAACCGCATCCACATCCGCTGAATCATCGACATATAAGAGGATTTCACTCGGGCCGGCAATGGAATCAATGCCCACATCGCCAAAGACTAAACGCTTAGCCATCGCAACGTAAGCATTGCCTGGGCCAACAATTTTGTCCACTTTTGGCACGGATTCGGTTCCATAAGCTAGCGCCGCAATCGCTTGTGCGCCCCCTAAAGTCAGCACCCGCTCCACCCCGCATAAATATAAGGCAGCAAAGGTAATATTTGTTTCATTAAAAGTCGGCGTCGTGGCAATAATTTCCCCAACACCTGCCACCTGAGCCGGCAAAACAGTCATCAAGACACTTGAGGGATACAAAGCAGTCCCCCCAGGAATATAGACCCCAACCCGCTCCAATGGCCGGTAAACATAGCTCAATTCCTCACCTAAGTTATCTTCATACAAAATCCGCTCTTCATAAGCAATAATGCGGTCTTTTGCTAATTTGAGCGCCTTCTGTAAGTCCGTATCCAGGGCATCCCAGCTGGCTTTAAGCTGCTCCGGCTTAACCCAGAAATCCTCAAGGTCCACCCCATCCAAAGTTTGGGTATAAGTTCGCAAGGCTGCATCACCTTGATTTCGAACGGTTTGAATAATTTCCTGAGTGGCCAGTAGCATATCGCCGTCTAAGGCCATCACATCTTCTTGTAAGCATGCTCGTGCTTCTGCTGCATTCATTTATAACACTCCTAATTCTTGAATAAAGTCATACATAGCCGCTTCCTTGGTGTAGAAGCTCTGTTTATTAGCAATCAATCGCGCCTGAATCGGCAAAATTTCCTCATACTCAACTAGGCCATTAGCTTTCAAAGTGGTCCCCGTTTGCACAATATCGACAATCGCATCCGTCAGACCCAAAAGTGGAGCTAATTCCACTGACCCGTGCAAATGCACCACTTCCACATCCATCCGCTCCTTAAGGAAATGCTCTTCAGCCAAGTTCACAAATGACGTCGCCGCCGAGCGAATATCCCCTTTGGCCAAATTCGGCAGGCCGCAAATGGATAAACGACACTTCCCAAAAGGCAACTTAGCCAATTTCATCACATCAAAGGACTGCTCGCGAATAGTATCCTCACCTACAATACCCAGGTCAGCAATACCATTTTCGACATAGACGGGAACATCGGCTCCTTTAGCAAAGATAAAGCGCACATCGCCTACTTCCGTATATAAATTCCGGCCCGGATCGACTAAGGCTGCTTCATATTGAGGCAAATTGCCCTCCTTGAGAAAACGCTGGAAATCCTTAAGCAAACGACCTTTGGATAGGGCTACTGTAATCATGAAAGACCTCCTTGTGATAAATCAATCCCGATGCCAAAAGACTGATTGCCATACTGGCCACCGGTTAAAATCGGCTGATAATCCGTTAAGAAAGCTTGGAAGTAAATACCATTGTAGTAACTATGCGGTGGCGTAAAGGATAAGTCCACCAGAAATTTACTTTGGCTCCCCTCAAGCAAGGCTTGTAAGCCTTCAAGAAAAGCTAAATCCGCCTCCCCCTTAAATTCAGCTTGAATTTGGGCAAATTGTTGCTTAACCGGCTGGGCAAGTAGCTGATAAATGGCATGTTCCCGCCCTAATAACTCCGCTAAACTCGATAAATCTTTCTCGGCCACAACCTGCATGACCTCCTCGGATAAGTCGTATTTAGTCTGATATTTACCGAGAATACGTAAATCGTTGACGATAATCGTTTGAATGTTCGTGCCAGCCTCAGCCTGGATAAAATCTAAATGCATTTGAATTGCTGCCAACATTTCTGGCAACTCCGCTTGATACAGCTCCATCCCCGCCTGATAATACGTCCGCTTATGGCGTACTACCGGACCGAAATACCCATACCGCGATAAAGCTTTATCAAAGGCATCACTATAGGCTACCAAGCTGCGCGTCCAGTCACTGCGCAAATGATACCAACGCCCTCCACGCTCAAAAGTATTTTCCGAATTCATGCCCAAAGCATCCTTGGCATCGATCGGTTCAATTAAGTTCAAATCAATCAAGCGATAATCGGCATCCGCCAGCATCTCTAAATACTTGGCTGCTAACACGGTCCGCTTCAAAATCGACGTTGTCATATTCTCATCCTTTCTAACAAAAAAGCGCCCTCTAATCTATAAAGATTAAAGGACGTTCATACGTGGTTCCACCTTCATTTCCTAACACTTCGCAGTGCTAAGCTTACGGAGTCAGAGACTCCAGCCGTAACGGGGCAAGCGCTGAGAAGGATAACGAAGGTGTGCTAAGGGGATAGACGGTGAGCCTTACAGCCAGTGGACTCACTCTCTTTTCATCAATCGCTTCCCTTACGGGGCTTCGCATTCTCATTGGTTTGTCATAATTATTAAATTGCATTCATTTTAACAGGATGACAAATAAAGTCAAGGGATATTCCTAAAATAATGATAATTTAATTAAACAATAAGATGAAGACTTTTGTTATTATAATTCAATTTTAATCTTTATGCGAAAATTATTTCTCTTGTTAGGAAAACATTTAGTAAAATTGTTAGCAACTTTAGCCTGCTCACTTCCGGTAAAAACACTTATATCAAGCTACTTCATGACTCAAAGCTTATTTGGCGACCAGTTTTTTTATTTTTTGAAATTAAATCCGGTATTTGACCCTAATATGAGTATATATAATATAGGGGCATCGCAAGTGCTCCTCATTACAAAGTGGCTCGAGTATTTTGAGCTAGCTTTTACAGAAAGGAGGTATGACTATTCCCTAACTTAACCCGGGAACATTTAGCGCTGATTGTCAGAGCATTTGCCAGGAAAGCAAGCATATTCAATGCGCAAAGCTGCTTGCTCATTTTCATGCAAGTGTAATACACCTCGTCCTTATCATTCTCCCTTATCTAAGCCGTAATACTTGGTAATACAATCATAAACCAACTCCTTTCACTTAGTATTTCGGCAAGATAAGAGAATGCACATACACTCTATCAATAGGAAGCAAATGACTGATTGTGCGTTCCCTTACCACGGGTCCATTGTGATTTTAGGACCTAGCAGAAAGCAGGTAATAAAAATTTTAATTATGGTATGAGCTTCCATAAAACTTAAGATAAATCCAGTTAAAATCATCACTTTTCTATAAGGAGACTCATACCACCTCACACATTTGTGTGATATAGATATAAGCATGGATAAAAACCTTATCTAACTTAATAAATAGCATAAGTTAGACAATTCGAGTGAAAATCATAAATACCGTCCTAACCTAGGCTTAGCGCATGTTGACAATCACTCAAGCCGTCTTTACCTAGCCAGACTTGTGTTCTTCAATGATGGTTACCTCCTACTATACTATCCATGGAGCACAAGGTAAGGCACAACTCTACCGTTTAAGTATGTTTCATGTGATATGGCTTGCCCATAACAAGCCTAAGTCTTAGCCTTCTAAATAGATAACTCTCCGTCAGTGTAGACTTATCGGAATTCGTTGGGCTTTCTCTTGTATCGCTGGCTAGCCTGAAGCTTTAGTGTTTCTGCGCTAAGTAACTAGGTTTATCCTTTTATTTGATATATCAACTACCCCATTGCTTTTCCTAGCAGGAGTGGGGTAGTTTTTTGGGTTTTGCTTATATTAATTGGTGTATTGTTTATCTATATTAATGCCCTCACTCTTTTGTTTTTGTCAAAATTAATAATTTAACACCCTGAAAGCAAAAAAGACCTGACTTGCGCCAGATCTCCAACTTGATTAACCAACAAATTCATCAACGACAGTAGCCATCGCTTTGACTGAGATAGTTAAGGCTTGTTCATCCATAAAGAATTTCGGATGATGATGTGGGAAGGCTTCCTGCCCTTCCGG
This region of Suicoccus acidiformans genomic DNA includes:
- the hisD gene encoding histidinol dehydrogenase, translated to MNAAEARACLQEDVMALDGDMLLATQEIIQTVRNQGDAALRTYTQTLDGVDLEDFWVKPEQLKASWDALDTDLQKALKLAKDRIIAYEERILYEDNLGEELSYVYRPLERVGVYIPGGTALYPSSVLMTVLPAQVAGVGEIIATTPTFNETNITFAALYLCGVERVLTLGGAQAIAALAYGTESVPKVDKIVGPGNAYVAMAKRLVFGDVGIDSIAGPSEILLYVDDSADVDAVVYDVFAQAEHDTNARTFLLSEDAEFVAKVEARIEALLPEQVRRDIIAGSLANHHYVVVDERKALLALANDIAAEHVSIQHREQEVIAQAFNYAGAVFVGAYSPEAVGDYVGGPSHVLPTNQTARFSHGLNANDFRTSHAIIQVSQETFETIAPAGEIIAQAEGLDCHRKSLAIRRK
- a CDS encoding ATP phosphoribosyltransferase regulatory subunit, translated to MTTSILKRTVLAAKYLEMLADADYRLIDLNLIEPIDAKDALGMNSENTFERGGRWYHLRSDWTRSLVAYSDAFDKALSRYGYFGPVVRHKRTYYQAGMELYQAELPEMLAAIQMHLDFIQAEAGTNIQTIIVNDLRILGKYQTKYDLSEEVMQVVAEKDLSSLAELLGREHAIYQLLAQPVKQQFAQIQAEFKGEADLAFLEGLQALLEGSQSKFLVDLSFTPPHSYYNGIYFQAFLTDYQPILTGGQYGNQSFGIGIDLSQGGLS
- the hisB gene encoding imidazoleglycerol-phosphate dehydratase HisB, translated to MILKERETKETKIRLELAQEAPAGLESKLDTGVGFFDHMLTLFSFHSGLYLKVEADGDTYVDDHHTVEDIGIVLGEAIRDLYQSLGSYERYGSFYLPMDEVLARVVLDLSGRPHLEFAAYFSREKVGNFDTELVEEFFRAVAMNSRMTLHIDLLKGGNSHHEIEAIFKAFARSLKIALAPASGGVPSSKGLIA
- the hisG gene encoding ATP phosphoribosyltransferase: MITVALSKGRLLKDFQRFLKEGNLPQYEAALVDPGRNLYTEVGDVRFIFAKGADVPVYVENGIADLGIVGEDTIREQSFDVMKLAKLPFGKCRLSICGLPNLAKGDIRSAATSFVNLAEEHFLKERMDVEVVHLHGSVELAPLLGLTDAIVDIVQTGTTLKANGLVEYEEILPIQARLIANKQSFYTKEAAMYDFIQELGVL
- a CDS encoding pyridoxal phosphate-dependent aminotransferase, producing the protein MIIMNRNTSPIEALSNDAIAKVAERTLISQYPEEELARFKALYAEQSGLPQGQIELANGSDEWLQKLMIQFGAGGVLALDPDFFMYEEYAQQIGRQMHYVTSDQDYNFDTSDILVAIEDIRPSLFILSNPHNPTGYQFPAADLQQMADAMEAVAGYFVIDEAYIEFGEDYQRPTNPNVIIVRTLSKMYAMAGLRIGIAYAQGTTFDRLTAINHPYPVNNISLNLANALFEDPERLKELVAYQKASRERLVAIFQGLTDVMKVKDTQSNFVFTYGGRAKELGEYLVTKGFLPRMYSQENLANVVRYSIIRLEDYDALEAAINEWRNA